One Aerococcus urinaeequi DNA segment encodes these proteins:
- the ffh gene encoding signal recognition particle protein, translated as MAFESLSDRLQGAVQNMGKKGKITEGDLKEMMREVRLALLEADVNFKVVKNFVKRVNERALNSEVLQSLSPAQQVVKIVNDELTDLMGGEHEDIQFATTPPTVIMMAGLQGAGKTTTVGKLAAFLKKNDHKKPLLVAGDIYRPAAINQLQTIGQQLDLPVFTLGDQVSPVEIATQAIEHAKMNGHDLVFIDTAGRLQIDERLMTELKDIKAAVNPDEILLTVDSMTGQEAANVAKAFDEELDITGVVLTKLDGDTRGGAALSIVSVTGKPIKFTGTGEKLNEIERFYPDRMSNRILGMGDMLTLIEKAQAEFDENEAEAMAAKMRENTYDFNDFIKNMDQMNKMGSMKDILKMIPGMNKMGNLDDLNVDPKQMAQTRAMIQSMTPFERENPDSISQSRRRRIAKGSATTLQEVNRLIKQFNESRKLMSAMSNGNMGALQNMMGGLGGGGFGGFGGGGNRNKNRVAELQAKQMARKLKKAKKKGK; from the coding sequence ATGGCTTTCGAAAGTTTATCGGATAGGCTACAAGGCGCTGTCCAAAACATGGGTAAGAAGGGTAAAATTACCGAGGGCGATTTAAAAGAAATGATGCGTGAAGTACGTTTGGCTTTATTAGAAGCTGACGTAAACTTCAAAGTAGTTAAAAACTTTGTTAAACGTGTCAATGAACGTGCGCTAAACAGTGAAGTATTACAATCACTATCGCCAGCGCAACAAGTCGTGAAAATTGTAAACGACGAATTAACTGACTTAATGGGTGGAGAACACGAAGATATTCAATTCGCAACCACACCACCAACCGTGATTATGATGGCGGGGCTTCAAGGTGCCGGGAAAACAACTACCGTTGGTAAGTTAGCAGCTTTCTTGAAGAAAAATGACCACAAGAAACCCTTGCTGGTAGCCGGCGATATTTACCGTCCAGCTGCTATCAACCAGTTACAAACAATCGGTCAACAATTAGACTTACCAGTCTTTACTTTGGGTGACCAAGTAAGTCCGGTTGAGATTGCGACTCAAGCGATTGAACATGCCAAAATGAATGGCCATGACCTAGTCTTCATCGATACGGCCGGTCGTCTACAAATTGACGAACGGTTAATGACTGAGTTAAAAGATATTAAAGCAGCCGTTAATCCGGATGAAATCTTATTAACTGTTGACTCGATGACTGGTCAAGAGGCAGCCAACGTTGCTAAGGCCTTTGACGAAGAGTTGGATATCACAGGGGTTGTCTTAACAAAATTAGATGGTGACACCCGTGGTGGTGCGGCCTTATCTATCGTTTCTGTAACTGGTAAACCGATTAAATTTACGGGTACTGGTGAGAAATTAAACGAGATTGAGCGCTTCTACCCAGACCGTATGTCTAACCGAATTTTGGGTATGGGGGATATGTTAACCCTTATCGAGAAAGCCCAAGCTGAGTTTGATGAAAATGAAGCAGAAGCGATGGCAGCTAAGATGCGTGAAAATACCTATGACTTCAATGACTTCATCAAAAATATGGACCAAATGAATAAAATGGGTTCAATGAAGGATATCTTGAAGATGATTCCAGGTATGAATAAGATGGGGAATTTGGATGACTTAAATGTTGATCCAAAGCAAATGGCTCAAACTAGAGCCATGATTCAATCGATGACCCCATTTGAACGTGAAAATCCAGATTCAATTAGCCAATCTCGTCGTCGCCGGATTGCAAAAGGTTCAGCTACTACATTACAAGAAGTGAACCGGTTGATTAAACAATTTAACGAGTCACGTAAATTGATGTCAGCTATGTCTAACGGCAACATGGGCGCTCTTCAAAATATGATGGGTGGCCTAGGAGGCGGTGGCTTCGGTGGATTTGGTGGTGGCGGTAACCGCAACAAGAACCGTGTCGCTGAATTACAAGCCAAACAAATGGCCCGTAAACTGAAAAAAGCCAAGAAAAAAGGGAAATAA
- a CDS encoding putative DNA-binding protein, which yields MEIQKTNEMNTLLIFYGDLLTEKQRVYIELYYAEDFSLGEIAEHFDVSRQAVYDNIRRTEKSLLKYENHLHLARDYYAREAVGEKMATYVAEKYPDDTQLADYMKQLIAIDNRDEASEEF from the coding sequence ATGGAGATTCAAAAAACAAATGAAATGAATACCCTGTTGATTTTCTATGGGGATTTATTAACTGAAAAACAACGTGTTTATATTGAACTGTACTATGCTGAGGATTTTTCTTTAGGGGAAATCGCAGAACATTTTGATGTGTCAAGACAAGCAGTTTATGATAACATTCGCCGGACAGAAAAGAGTTTGTTGAAGTATGAAAACCATTTGCATTTAGCGCGTGATTATTATGCCCGTGAAGCGGTAGGGGAAAAAATGGCTACTTATGTAGCAGAAAAATACCCAGATGATACGCAACTAGCGGACTATATGAAGCAATTAATTGCGATCGACAACCGTGATGAAGCAAGTGAAGAATTTTAA